In one Cervus elaphus chromosome 9, mCerEla1.1, whole genome shotgun sequence genomic region, the following are encoded:
- the LOC122699989 gene encoding gametocyte-specific factor 1, with product MEETYIDTLDPEKLLQCPYDKNHQIRACRFPYHLIKCRKNHPDVANKLATCPFNARHQVPRAEISHHISSCDDKSCIEQDVVNQTRNLGQETLAESTWQCPPCDEDWDKDLWEETSTPFVWGTASYCGNNSPASNIVMEHKSNLASGMRVPKSLPYVLPWKNNGNAQ from the coding sequence ATGGAAGAAACTTACATCGATACTCTGGACCCTGAAAAGCTGTTACAATGCCCCTATGATAAAAACCACCAGATCAGGGCCTGCAGGTTTCCTTATCACCTTATCAAGTGCAGAAAGAATCATCCTGATGTCGCAAACAAACTGGCGACTTGTCCCTTCAATGCTCGCCATCAGGTTCCTCGGGCTGAAATCAGTCATCATATCTCGAGCTGTGATGACAAAAGCTGTATTGAGCAGGATGTAGTCAACCAAACCAGGAACCTTGGACAGGAGACTCTGGCTGAGAGCACGTGGCAGTGCCCTCCCTGCGATGAAGACTGGGATAAAGATCTGTGGGAAGAGACCAGCACCCCCTTTGTCTGGGGCACAGCCAGCTACTGTGGCAACAATAGCCCTGCAAGCAACATAGTTATGGAACATAAGAGTAACCTGGCTTCAGGCATGCGCGTTCCCAAGTCTCTGCCATATGTTCTGccatggaaaaacaatggaaatgcaCAGTAA